The sequence GCAGCAGCCATGTTCAGAACGCAGTGTAgacacattaaaacattttgcatgttaaaataaaattgcacTCTTACAAGTATAGTTCTCAAGTAaacatgagttaaaagcagcagTGGCTTAAATGTACTTACTCCTTAGTGGACATTTATAAATAGTAGTGTTACAtaatatattactttttttccAAACAAGTCTTGATTTGAAACAAGTCTCATGGCATGTATGTACGTAAAGGTCAAACGCCCACCTCACTGCATTTCAGAAAACTTTCCTACATTCATACAACATCTCTCTCTTCATAACATACATACAACATTAATTACCAAAGACAGAAGGAAGGAGCAGgaagcaagaaaaaaaataaaaaacaaggaaCGAAGATGATAAAAAGAGCACTATGGCAGTGATGACATCTGTATTTATTACAAGGAATAGTTTTCAGCTTTTTTTGTAGCTTTTTGCTAAACCATTGCAAGTCGTATCAACTACTTTtggtttttatggtgttttttgtcctttttggaacttgacaggtCTGAgtttgaataaaatgttttaatttatcatacaggtttggagtgaccTATTCCGTTAAAGTTTCCGCACAACACAATTATATCTTAAACATATAAAACAGTTTCTTTATATTCACAGACTGAAGCCTGATACAGTGATATGTTGGGCCGTGTTTCTCGCCTCAAAATATGACGTGTCAGTCTCATCGTTGGGTTGTGGGATGAAGGGCATGCTCTGATTGTGAAGGTTTTCCCAGTCCACACCCTCAAAGAACGGATGATCTTTCAGTTCTAGGGAAAAACAATCCAAGAATATAATTGCACGATTGAACTAGTAGTGAGAATATCCATTTAATGagtgtttattttcactttatttaAGACAACACAATGTTGAGATTCTGGTATTTTTTGCTTTTGTAACTACCTTCAACAATAAGACTCAAGACTTCAAAACGCCTTTTGTGAGTAACGTTTATTCTGCATAATCCATAAATCTCCTTTTGATTGTGGAGACTATCATAGTATATGCAATGTAGGGTTATACATACTTAGTCTATTTATTTGTTGCATATTTGTCAGttacaatatatataatacattggCCGACATTTGGCGATATATATTTGACCTTTCAGAGATTAATCATAGCGGATCATAACACTaagtgtacactcactgagcactttattaggaacactatggttctaataaagtgcccgacgtggtcttctgctgttgtaacccattcGCCTCAAAGTTCGacgagttgtgcattctgagatgctattctgctcactacaattgtacagagttgttatctgagttaccatagcctttctgtcagctcaaaccagtctggccattctctgttgacctctctcatcaacaaagcatttccatcagcataacttccactcactggatgtctttttttgtttttcgcaccattctctatacactctacaGCCTGTTAtacgtgaaaatcctaggagatcagcagttacaaaaatactcaccaacaatcatgccacgctccaaatcactgtgatcacatattttccccattctgatggttgatgtgatcattaactgaagctcctgacccatatctgcatgattttatgcattgcactgctgccacatgattggttggttagataatggcatgaataagtagatgtacaggtgttcctaataaagtgctcagtgagtgaattTGGCCACTCTTAAATTAATCATACCGGCCGATAACGCATCGTGTATATTTGACCATTCTGAGATTAATCGTATCGATCCATAATGTTCCAAGTGTGTATTTGTTGTTCTGAAATTGACCATATTTGCTGATGTCACTGCACACTTTAAAAacggcaatttaaaaaaaaaaattgtaaaaaaaaaaaaaaattagtctgCCCATTAGTCTAAATCTACTGACAGCCTtccgttttatttatttttactaaatttggagtaaatattttgttaaataagtgttcatttaagttaatcaataaaatgtattgtgtATACATTGacatcagggtttgaaattaactttttggctcaccagccACTGCGGCCAGTAGTttccaaagtcactagccactcaacaTTTTCAGTAGCCAAAATCCCCCATCTCGCAAAAAGTAATGGACAGTTAGAACAGGAGGAGAAtctgtcaataatttgtccataattcatgggAGTTTTAACCCCTTCAATATAAATGGTATTTCCCTATATTAAAATTTACCATTGCTCTACCCTTTTCCAttaccacaggtaagaccatggggGCTCCTCATTTCTGTAGTTATGATAATGTAGATAGTCTTTTCTAATaaataaactatagtatttgttattgttatttgttttataaaacactaatagcctaaacatatttagaaacctttaactacaacatTTACAGTTCTAATAAAAATAGTCTAATAGATTCACTCTAATAGATTAAATATGAATCTATACAAGTCACCAGTTAGTGCAGGAAAAAACAATTTTAGTAAAACATACCAAAATATTTGATTTTAGTAAGGATGACGTGTCTTTTAAAAACTGATCATGTGTATTTGTTTCCTttttacctcatcagtgctgtttataatgaagGGGATGTCTAGCAGTTTGAGGGGTTTGATTTTCTACATATAGagctttatactagaatgttctcaGTACAATTCAAATGCGTCATATACGTTTTATGGTCTCCGCTGGCCGCCCTGATATCATGTAAAGCCCGACTGAATCACGCAAGTTTGTCTCTGGAGCACACTGACCGTTCGTGTCCATTGGCGTGTGTGTCCACTGTATTCAATTAATTCCGATGAGAATCCACCTTGCGACCGTGGTGCTTGGCTCAcattgaaatgaactgaaaatGCTTCACTTCGCTCACCACATGCCAGTGGACACCTAGCATAATGTGCGCTGGTTCGCCCCACACAGATGTGCgtgtaagttatgagaggcatCCATAACATTCAATTTGCCATTCTATTCTCATTTTATATCAACcgttgaaaaacccatatcattCGATTACTATATTTTAAAGAGGTTCACACCGGTATGTCATTCATTTTAGTAATTCACCTTTTAAGCCAGCACGTTTGGCTGTATCCATGGTGAGCAAAATCTCTATGGCATTTCTTGCATTCTTGGTTAACTCCTCCTCTCCATCTGGCCATGGTATATCTGCTCAACATTCATACGGATAAGAATCAATACACACaattgcataaaataattcaggaGAAATGTGAAAGGATCCTACCTCTGTTGAGAATGTTCTGGAACACAAGCTGAGGGGTCTCATCATTGAAAGGAGGCACTCCTGTGAGGAACTCGAAAAGGCAGACACCTAAAGCCCACCAATCCACCATGAAATCTGTTGGAGAGCAAAGCGAGCTAATAAGTCATAGTGTTTTACTGATTAAACATGAAACTTGGAATAAAATGTGTTAGATTGGGACCactattcagggttcccacacctttttagacaataaattgccatgatttttccagttgtttgtgattactggataaggatttttatacctgcaaagagcaatttctagccaatttaATATCTTAGAGCAGAGTATGTTTAGAAAAATCCACTATAGACATTTCCattgtattattttatcatttatcatattttattaatttccaagacttttccaggcctagaaatcaCAATATAAAAATTCCccgatatttccaggttttccatcactgtgggaaccctgactaTTACAGAGCTGTGATAGCAGCAGTGGAAAGTTGATTTTGAGGGAGAAGGAGAACAACAAAATGCACATCATTGGGCTGGTGTGAACTCTGAGGTACAATGATAGCTAATGATTCATTAAGTAATTTCAtgacatttagtcatttaaaaaatggtttacgtcaaaacaactgcaaaaataactACATATTTACTTGCTTGTGCAAAACCAAAGTCTTTTTTAGCAAGTCGgtccactcggtggccatctttggaatgctctcgacAGGCTAGGTaaccatatttcaaatcagcagtaaaatctgacaacatcggtatcataaattgtgtaaattacgcaaaaaacaaaacaaaaaaacattttcttggcttgtatagctaatgcgagTTCTTGAGTTGATTAACAGGCAaagtctgtatctaaaagttgattgattcctttacctgtaaggcaggacttcctttctaaatCCGTTGAccactgggcattccaatttctcccattcactttaatagaagtggcccatatCTGCTAAACTGTCCATTGCAAAACTCAGTGCCACAATCAATGCTTGAGGGTGGTTGGACGATGCTATGTAATTGTTAAGTGGTTTTCCAGCAGATCGCTATGCAGTTGCTGCGGGCCTctggatggttgcttactggtccaagtgAAATAAGCCCAACCTTAAGTATTTATCATATGGTTTTGGTGCCTCCTCTTATGTCTACAGGATTATTTCGCCCATTTTATTGTTCATTCTTTGTAAATCGAATCTCTTAGAATAGTAATAGTAGTACACCTCTCATCAACAAACCGCACGATCTGAAGTATCGTTCATATCCATAGCACAAACTGTGCAGTAATAACTGTGCCTGTCTACCATTGTTCAGAAAaagtagtcccaccccaaactcacaccattggttgagccagaagttcaCATGTTGGACTGCTCAAACAAATCCACCACAAAGCCAcagtttacactcttcaggaagtcaacctacaaatgtcttACCCGGTTGTCTCTAAACCAGTAtaagaaaaagtattttgacaaaaTTCGGTTTTCCAATAGAATCACCCAGAATTCCCCAAAACCATCATATCATCCCAACAGAGTTCAGAGAGCATTACAAAAGCATTAATAGAAAAGAATCAAGAGCTGCCAATCACATAAGCTGCAACACATCACTGCATTAGTCAGACACTTCTGCATGTAATGGTGCCTCCACATGCACAAACATATCAATGGCTTAGGATTTCAACCAAGTAAATTTTTAGTATACTTACCAGAACATACAGACCCTGAAACTAAAACATAGTGTCAGTTAATGAGGGCATTCAAAGTACCTGTTTCTATAATTGGAGGTACAATGATTAACAGAGCTCCCACACATTTTGAACAATGAGTTTCCATAACCTtttcagttgtttgtgattactggataaagaTTTTCGAAATAATTGTAATTCAGACTGATTCGCTAAAAGACCAATTTATGAACCAGCTTGAATAATTTATTGcaaagaacagactcaaaagaaGGATTCGCTCAAAAATATGACGTCGCTATTGCTTGCAAGAAATATCTaacccttaaagctgaagtatgtaatttctgcgaaaATAGCGctaccaaactgaattgcaaaaataaacaatgttttcaaaacagctttctgaatacaccccttaCCTGCAGTTGTTCAACAGTCAGATAATCCcgccccaactcatgccattgattgAGTCTAAGCAGGTTGCTCAAAACAAGCAGGAATTTTTAAAGCgccccacagagacacagtgtttacagttttcgagataaatgtttttgcatattaaagggatagttcactcaaaaatgaaaattcagtcattgtttattcaaccctgtgttgttataaccctatatggctttcttttctttttttttttttacataaagggagaaatattgaaaacattttgtgctcagtgatgtcatacaatgacagtttatggtgaccacctcttcaagcttcaaaaggacacaaaagtataattcaaaagtctaataaattattccatgagactcatgattgatATGAAAGCATACGCtatggtttggtgagaaacaaaccaaaatctaatgtactTAGCTAAACTGTGGAccaaccgttgatctcctgtgctcGTTCAGGATAGGGtacaagagcaacagttcacgcagccccctcgcgacatgGGGCTTTCAAGCAAAAAACTTTTGTTTATCTTAAAAAAGGTCTGCCACTgcaatagtgacaacagaacacaacacagctgcacaaaaaccagagaacagaacttactaaacatgtctgatgagtttatagtcgaagaattgatgcatttctatgcccagcagTGGATGGTTTTTTAGAACGGAGTacttggaaatcaaacagaaacagaggaggctacaggcagtcaCAGTCAAACCGTGTCCTtacctgatggcaaacgacatGCAATATAATGTATCTTTCcgatgttaatcagagtttttgtcctaaccagccatgacAAGCGATGGTACATTCTATCATTcgctttttttctattttctgcaTCGTGCGGGTAACTCTGtccgctgtgaactggcaccagtccaaaaactTTCTTATAACACTATATTAAAGTCAGCATCTCATGAACTGGTTAAAAACTAATTGATTTTGGCTGAGATTGTTACACCTACCAAATGTTTTTGCAGAGGTCACACTCTCTTCAGGTCTGTCACAAATACTTACTGGTTCGGAATGTAGAAGAGTCCTGCCTACTCCATCTgtctgtttgaaaaaaattatttgacttcaaACTTGTGGGAGTTTAGTAAGTTAGTAAGcagtttagtaagttctgttctttggattgtgtgcagctgtgttgtgttttctgttgttaatgtcGCTGGTGGTCCTGTTAAAGTGAAACAAAACgaattttcgcttgaacgccccacctCACGAGCGGCAgtgtaactactgttgctctacAGCTCTCGTGGAgactcatgaacgcgcacaggagatcaacagtcagtgaaatttttttagtaaataatacattagatttcggtttgtctgacttttgtgtccttttgaagcttgaagaggtgttcACCATAAACTGCTATTTTataacatcactgagcacaatttttttttttaaaaaaagaaagaaaatcatatcgGGTTATAACAACACCGGGATAAGTAaagaatgactgaattttcatttttgggtaaactaatcctttaagctgggatagaataaagtattttaacactaaaaaaagttacacacttcagctttaaatattttacaattgattataaccacaaaaaaaaaaaataagtttaattGGCCATTGAAAACCCCATATTGATCAACCAAAACGCTGTTACTGACTTCATATCTCTGCAcaagtttaaaacatttaaggtTGACCAGTTAAAACCCTTACCATGAGGTTTGCCTAACAGAAGTTCTGGTGCCAAGTAATCGGGAGTTCCCAGGATAGGGGCTCCTTCTACACGTTCTGGACCTCTGCGGACACTTTTTGGTGTCCTATAAGGAGTATGTGACATAACCATCTGCTGGGGAGtctaagagagaaaaaaaaaggtgttttcaTCATTTATAATTTTATGTTGCTCCAAACAAAAACCAGttactttcttttgtggagcataaaaggagatgttttgaagaatggtCAAGCTACAAAactgtgaactaaccctttaacaaaaTACCAATTCCAATTCTTTTGGAGAGAGCAAAGACCAAACTCCTCACCTGGTAAAGTGAGCTGCTCAGACTGGGCCTTTTCTTCTGAACTGGTGTGACTGCAGAAGGTGCACTGTGGAAAGAAGCTGAAGCTGACATCTCCATGGCGTCCAAAGAGGCCATGCTGAGATGCGAGTTACAAGACCGGTTTATCGAGCTGCAGTAGCTCCTGAACACAACCAAGTTCTTGGGTTTGAGGAACCCAGGTGATCTGACAATACTTTTGGATAGGTCAGGGAGATGGTCAAGAAGCAGAGAGGGGAAACTTTCAGATTCCCCTCTCTGTTGTTTTGCATTGCTTTGCTTTAGTGTAGCTATTGTAGACTTGGCTGCAGGCATCAGTGCAGAAATCTTGCTTTCATTAAGTTCCTCAAAAGAGGATGACAAAGCCTCTTGTTTGTAATGCGTTAATTGTTGAGGTATGTTGGTGACTACGGACATCTCATGGATTGAGGTATCAGAGTCCAAACCAAGGCTTCCTCTAATATTTTGTTCGTCAGCAGGTGAAATTGGGGAGCTGGAGCTGGTAACTGTTTTAGCTACCTCCTCACCAGGATCTTCTAGTTCACAAAAGAGGTTTTTGGCCACGACAATGGGACTGGATTGCTTCGGGACGATTCTCTGTTGACATATCAGTTCACTTTTGAAATCATCAAGCCTAGCAATGGAGAACATTCCAGTCAAACCAGTGTAGGCTCTTGGATTCACCTCTGGAATCTGGAAACATCTCTTGTAGATGGCATCGTTTTTTTTGGAATGGATTTCAGCTTCATCTGGGCTTTTTTCTACTTCTTCAAACCCTCGCTTGGCTGAGGACTTTGGTTCCATTGGCGACTCAGGTTTTGCAAGACTGCTCTCTATTGACTGACGGGGAGCAGCCTTACCCAACGGAGTGGCACAGTTGTCAGCTGCATTGAACTGCAGTCTCTTTGCAGAAATGTCTGGTTTAATACATCTGCTAAGGTCCACTTGGTTATCAAGTGGCGTCAAAATCGTGTTGCGATCCTGAGCACGTGGTGCACACATCATCCTTTTTTCCAGCGGTGTTACAGGATTGCTTCTTTGATTTCTGTTACCAGGTTCTTTTCTCTGTAATTGAGGAAGGTTCTCGCCATCTTGTAAATTCTGGAAGAGGATGACCAGTGTTAATTTTCACACAGTgttttatttgtcattatttttgccttttgacgaaaatgtcctttaatgtttaatatgtaagattaCACAACATGAGATAACCCGAgtggaggtcgaccgatagtggattttggtgggaaaggccgataacgattaattggcagatagtttttaaaatagatttatagaatgtcaaaaaataaataaataaatttattctTTCTTTACAATGGCAGGctaagacaaagagtccaaaatgaataaaatcccagatgcagtttattgttcaaccaaaattccaataataaccagaaaaaaaatcagatttggtgcataacgcaggacttttacatataaacaagcccgaaacacaccgggttctcttattttgaaatgataaaaaaaaaaaaaaaaaaaaacaacaattagcAACTATCGCCATATCAtttccgataaccgatagttccaaaaaagcaactatcggcaccgattattCGGAAACACCGATATATCGTTCTATCTCTAAACCTGCGTTCCTGAAATGAgggcatataatgaatatactgacgtattagctactttttagaagtgaCTTTATTGGGAATTCCTCACGTTTAGACAGTTTAGAATACTGCATTACGTTCAGTGCAATTTTAAGAAACATGTTCATTCGCTTCATTGCCTGTGCAGATGCaagttgtaatattatgtttatgttgtggatatagttgCTTAATGCCACATTTAttggatgtgtttgagtgaggtaaatAACCTGATAGTAAAGTTCAGGTGATAGGGTTAGGGCACTTTCAGATCATGCAGCTCAAGCGGGGAAATCCACAACATACTAGgactatattattttaaatcaatgcTTTCTAGATTTCTCTTtcttaaaatagaaaaaatactaaataaaaaacagtgttagtgcattgctaatatcttgcagtattattttttctcatcatattttcgttGACAGtacttattattataattattattaaaaacgtTTGATTATCTTGCGTCTTTTTCCATCGCGTCTTCGCTatcattgacaaaataaaaaaaaaaacctacgtCAACGATCATTTGTCTGTAATTTTGCTTACAAGATAAACACTGATGATGACATTGTCATGttgatttatataattatattcaaATACAAACCAAAATCCATCTACAGTCAATGAGCGCTTCTatatgcacgttcttacactgattatgctgtacggtcatgtaaacgccttaaacgGTTTTCCTTTATTGGGGTTAAGTCATAAATGGTATGGCGTTGAATGTGAACATATTTAACAGCTTGTATAAtttgtgcaagtgttgtgcgcatgtttgtttatggtttgacatcaaaagtagagaataatctgatgatttccAGATTTTCTAATTGATTTGCATTTTCGAAAGTTTAGTGTTTTCTGCGCTTATTTTGCAGCAAAATCTGTGGAATTTTACAGAATGGATTTAACCATAGTAAAATGTGTTCAACAGGGCTGAGATTACTACAGTCTTTTTACAGAAAAATTAGccaatattttaataaacatacATGTTTACAGACATGAGTTTTATGAATGATGGGCATTCCAATCACAGGGTTATCTGCAGAGCTTTCAGTGGATTTCTATAGACAACCATTTCATGTATGCCTGGCCCAAAATCTACAAGTTTTGGATCCCTagtaattaaatatttgtttattctttaacAATTTCTCACAAAGGGACGTCATTCTTAACAATGCCTATAAACCAAAATCACTAAAAAGCATAAGCACTAAAAACAGAACCTGCTCATCTTCCCACATCGGGCTGACACAGTCTTCAGAATCCGTAGTGGATGGTAACAGGCTAACAGCACTTAGTGTCTCAAATCTCTTCCTTGATTTCATCAGCCTTGGTGTTAAACtcttagccagcacaccaggacTGAACACACTGTTGGATCCTAGAGAAACGTACACGTTAGGTTATTTAAAAATGCCACAATGCTAGACTCTGAATGTCTATTTTTCTTACACATACCTAGAGCTCGGCTTGAGCATATTGGTGAATTGAGGTACTCTGCTCTTCTCTTCAGTAGAGGTGAGCACAAATAACTCTTCCTATGATTGACCTTCCCACAGGACATTGGGCTGCCCAGCACTGTGCTACTGTGATGCTCACCCTCTGTCACTGGGGTATTCTTTTATTTGATGTTAAAAGAAGACAGTTTAACAAACTTTTACATAAATGTTGTTAgcatttgcattattttttatttttttaaatactctaaattatacagggttcccacatgtAACATTTGCTACCCAGTGAGTAAAATAGGTGGTTACCCTCAACGgatacaattaaatattttagag comes from Myxocyprinus asiaticus isolate MX2 ecotype Aquarium Trade chromosome 41, UBuf_Myxa_2, whole genome shotgun sequence and encodes:
- the LOC127432021 gene encoding serine/threonine-protein kinase greatwall-like isoform X1, translating into MEGHGRSFDGSNSAVKAPSIEDFMLVKPISRGAFGKVYLARKKCNSKLYAIKVVKKADMVDKNMTDQMKAERDALALSKSPFIVHLFYSLQTATKVYLVMEYLIGGDVKSLLHIYGYFDEDMSLKFISEVALALDYLHRHGIIHRDLKPDNMLISNEGHIKLTDFGLSKVKLDRELNLMDILTTPSLAKPKKDYFRTPGQVLSLISSLGLNTPVTEGEHHSSTVLGSPMSCGKVNHRKSYLCSPLLKRRAEYLNSPICSSRALGSNSVFSPGVLAKSLTPRLMKSRKRFETLSAVSLLPSTTDSEDCVSPMWEDEQNLQDGENLPQLQRKEPGNRNQRSNPVTPLEKRMMCAPRAQDRNTILTPLDNQVDLSRCIKPDISAKRLQFNAADNCATPLGKAAPRQSIESSLAKPESPMEPKSSAKRGFEEVEKSPDEAEIHSKKNDAIYKRCFQIPEVNPRAYTGLTGMFSIARLDDFKSELICQQRIVPKQSSPIVVAKNLFCELEDPGEEVAKTVTSSSSPISPADEQNIRGSLGLDSDTSIHEMSVVTNIPQQLTHYKQEALSSSFEELNESKISALMPAAKSTIATLKQSNAKQQRGESESFPSLLLDHLPDLSKSIVRSPGFLKPKNLVVFRSYCSSINRSCNSHLSMASLDAMEMSASASFHSAPSAVTPVQKKRPSLSSSLYQTPQQMVMSHTPYRTPKSVRRGPERVEGAPILGTPDYLAPELLLGKPHVSGSVCSDFMVDWWALGVCLFEFLTGVPPFNDETPQLVFQNILNRDIPWPDGEEELTKNARNAIEILLTMDTAKRAGLKELKDHPFFEGVDWENLHNQSMPFIPQPNDETDTSYFEARNTAQHITVSGFSL
- the LOC127432021 gene encoding serine/threonine-protein kinase greatwall-like isoform X2, translated to MEGHGRSFDGSNSAVKAPSIEDFMLVKPISRGAFGKVYLARKKCNSKLYAIKVVKKADMVDKNMTDQMKAERDALALSKSPFIVHLFYSLQTATKVYLVMEYLIGGDVKSLLHIYGYFDEDMSLKFISEVALALDYLHRHGIIHRDLKPDNMLISNEGHIKLTDFGLSKVKLDRELNLMDILTTPSLAKPKKDYFRTPGQVLSLISSLGLNTPVTEGEHHSSTVLGSPMSCGKVNHRKSYLCSPLLKRRAEYLNSPICSSRALGSNSVFSPGVLAKSLTPRLMKSRKRFETLSAVSLLPSTTDSEDCVSPMWEDEQNLQDGENLPQLQRKEPGNRNQRSNPVTPLEKRMMCAPRAQDRNTILTPLDNQVDLSRCIKPDISAKRLQFNAADNCATPLGKAAPRQSIESSLAKPESPMEPKSSAKRGFEEVEKSPDEAEIHSKKNDAIYKRCFQIPEVNPRAYTGLTGMFSIARLDDFKSELICQQRIVPKQSSPIVVAKNLFCELEDPGEEVAKTVTSSSSPISPADEQNIRGSLGLDSDTSIHEMSVVTNIPQQLTHYKQEALSSSFEELNESKISALMPAAKSTIATLKQSNAKQQRGESESFPSLLLDHLPDLSKSIVRSPGFLKPKNLVVFRSYCSSINRSCNSHLSMASLDAMEMSASASFHSAPSAVTPVQKKRPSLSSSLYQTPQQMVMSHTPYRTPKSVRRGPERVEGAPILGTPDYLAPELLLGKPHDFMVDWWALGVCLFEFLTGVPPFNDETPQLVFQNILNRDIPWPDGEEELTKNARNAIEILLTMDTAKRAGLKELKDHPFFEGVDWENLHNQSMPFIPQPNDETDTSYFEARNTAQHITVSGFSL